The Acidaminococcus fermentans DSM 20731 sequence CTAACCGAGCGAGTAACGATCGCCGGGACAGTGTTAGGCGGGCAGTTTGACTGGGGCGGTCGCCTCCCAAAGAGTAACGGAGGCGCCCAAAGGTTCCCTCAGCGCGGACGGAAACCGCGCGCGGAGTGTAAAGGCAGAAGGGAGCTTGACTGCGAGCCAAACACGGCGAGCAGGTACGAAAGTAGGGCTTAGTGATCCGGTGGCATCCAAGTGGAAGGGCCATCGCTCAACGGATAAAAGCTACCCTGGGGATAACAGGCTAATCTCTCCCAAGAGTCCATATCGACGGGGAGGTTTGGCACCTCGATGTCGGCTCATCACATCCTGGGGCTGAAGTCGGTCCCAAGGGCTGGGCTGTTCGCCCATTAAAGTGGTACGTGAGCTGGGTTCAGAACGTCGTGAGACAGTTCGGTCCCTATCCATCGCGGGCGCAAGAGATTTGAAGGGGGCTGCTCCTAGTACGAGAGGACCGGAGTGGACGGACCGCTGGTGTACCAATTATCCCGCCAGGGGTACAGTTGGGTAGCTACGTCCGGAATGGATAAACGCTGAAAGCATCTAAGCGTGAAACCATCCTTAAGATGAGATCTCTCACAGCGTAAGCTGGTAAGACACCTGGAAGATTACCAGGTTGATAGGCAGGGTGTGGAAGCGTAGCAATATGTTAAGCTGACCTGTACTAATATGTCGAGGGCTTGACTTAAGTGAGTCGCCGATTGTTTGCAAGCGGAAGCGCAGCAAAGAATCGTGCCAGCGAACTTACTCAGAAGGATGCGACGAAAAGGAGCATCCGTGAGTATCCTCTACCGCGAAGCGGCTGAGGCATACGAAATAAGAGAGCAAGTGAGCGAAAGAAGCTCGTAACGTTACGTCCGAAAGAACGTATATGTCTCTTCATGAAGTTTTGAGGGCTCATGCCTTCAATTGAAAATCCGGTGGCGATAGCTAAGGGGATCCACCTGTTCCCATGCCGAACACAGCAGTTAAGCCCTTATACGCCGAAAGTACTCGACTGGAAACGGTCCGGGAGGATAGGGAGCTGCCGGTTAAGAGAGAACACCTGCATCGAAAGATGCAGGTGTTTTTGTGTATGTCACTGGTCAACGGTCACTCGGACCCGTAGGGGCTGCACGCCGGGCAGCCCGTTTGGATGCTGATTGTTTGTGCGTTGGGCGGGGCGCCGGGCCTGCGCCCCCTACGGTTTATGCTGTTTCAAAATCAATTGGCAAAAGGGGCGTGTACAAATCCTGTGGGATTTCCGTAAAATTTTGGTATAGAAGACGAAAAGAAGGAGAACATGGTACAATAGAAACAAAAATGAGGGGGATGGAAACATGGGACGGATGCTGATCGGCCTGGGGCTGCTGCTGGTTGTGACAGGTCTTGTGGTGGAATTGGGCGCACACTTTTTCCCTCTGGGCCATTTGCCCGGAGATATCCATATTACCGGGAAACACGGGAGCTTTTATTTTCCCGTGGTTACCTGCATCGTGGTCAGTGTGGTGCTGAATCTGCTGTT is a genomic window containing:
- a CDS encoding DUF2905 domain-containing protein, which produces MGRMLIGLGLLLVVTGLVVELGAHFFPLGHLPGDIHITGKHGSFYFPVVTCIVVSVVLNLLLRLFH